In Deinococcus ficus, a single genomic region encodes these proteins:
- a CDS encoding DUF3006 domain-containing protein, whose product MTDDTQALGGTVVVDGIEGQWARVELPDGTTEDWALSSLPKGVKEGDVIRLEVTDGDLDLEIDHEETRRRRQGAQARLDTLNQAAPDGEITL is encoded by the coding sequence ATGACGGACGACACGCAGGCACTCGGCGGCACGGTAGTCGTCGATGGCATCGAGGGCCAGTGGGCGAGGGTGGAACTGCCGGACGGCACGACCGAGGACTGGGCACTGTCCAGTTTGCCGAAGGGTGTCAAGGAAGGCGACGTCATCCGGCTGGAGGTCACGGACGGGGATCTGGACCTGGAGATCGACCACGAGGAAACACGCAGACGTCGTCAGGGCGCTCAGGCGCGGCTCGATACGCTGAACCAGGCGGCACCCGACGGGGAGATCACGCTGTGA
- a CDS encoding excalibur calcium-binding domain-containing protein, which translates to MKRFLMLAVLLSTAAQAATGVMTSNVNLRRTASASGIVLTVIPKGTSLTVACTGSWCRTTYKGQSGYVAKSLVRMQTATTSLSTPPQPAQRAEVVYANCTAAKAAGAAPIMRGQPGYRPKLDRDNDGVACE; encoded by the coding sequence ATGAAACGCTTCCTGATGCTCGCCGTGCTCCTGTCCACCGCCGCTCAGGCTGCCACCGGCGTGATGACGAGCAACGTCAACCTCCGCCGCACCGCCAGCGCCTCTGGCATAGTCCTGACTGTGATCCCCAAGGGCACGAGCCTCACTGTGGCGTGCACGGGGAGCTGGTGCCGGACGACGTACAAGGGCCAGAGCGGGTACGTCGCCAAGAGCCTGGTCCGGATGCAGACGGCCACCACCAGCCTGAGTACGCCCCCCCAGCCGGCCCAGCGGGCGGAAGTGGTGTACGCCAACTGCACGGCGGCCAAAGCTGCGGGCGCGGCGCCAATCATGCGCGGCCAACCGGGCTACCGCCCCAAACTCGACCGGGACAACGACGGCGTGGCCTGTGAATGA